The following coding sequences lie in one Methanopyrus sp. SNP6 genomic window:
- a CDS encoding succinylglutamate desuccinylase/aspartoacylase family protein, translating to MIAVLLVLLALSTSGCCEVVWTVYDWGSKGNILKNPILVQHAPHGPRSKAVYKHSVEGTVVFEFRGGPGPAVLLTAGVHGDEVWTVIALLKLLDELDPASAVGTVYVIPAVNPEGLAANSRLVDGVDPNRVADVPGSLTWHLVRFALSHRVKYWLDMHCGSGVPRQGALLTDEKDELVDELARSSGFVLLVKSAPRGSIRSVARRLGIDVITLEVT from the coding sequence TTGATCGCGGTTCTGTTAGTCCTGCTCGCGCTCTCGACGTCCGGATGTTGTGAGGTGGTGTGGACGGTGTATGATTGGGGTTCCAAGGGTAACATACTGAAGAACCCTATTCTAGTCCAGCACGCGCCCCACGGCCCACGCTCGAAGGCGGTATACAAGCACTCCGTCGAAGGCACCGTAGTCTTCGAATTCCGTGGAGGCCCTGGACCTGCCGTGCTCTTGACCGCTGGAGTTCACGGCGACGAGGTGTGGACAGTGATAGCGCTGCTAAAATTATTGGACGAACTGGACCCGGCCTCCGCAGTGGGCACTGTGTACGTGATTCCAGCGGTTAACCCGGAGGGGTTGGCGGCCAACTCGAGGTTAGTCGATGGTGTAGATCCTAACCGGGTAGCGGATGTGCCAGGATCCCTGACGTGGCATCTCGTGCGGTTTGCGCTCTCCCATAGAGTGAAGTATTGGTTGGACATGCACTGCGGCAGTGGGGTACCTCGCCAAGGAGCGCTTTTAACCGATGAGAAGGATGAACTCGTGGATGAGCTGGCGAGGTCCTCTGGATTCGTGCTCTTAGTAAAGAGCGCCCCGAGGGGATCGATAAGATCCGTGGCGCGTCGGCTCGGAATTGACGTGATCACTCTGGAAGTCACGTGA
- the pth2 gene encoding peptidyl-tRNA hydrolase Pth2, protein MYKQVIVVREDLKLSRGKLAAQVAHASLGAFLRAKESGAPVEEWLREGQKKVVLKCRDEEELLELHELAKERGLPSFLVRDAGLTELEPETITCLGIGPEREEEIDRVTGDLPLLR, encoded by the coding sequence TTGTACAAACAGGTGATAGTGGTTAGGGAAGACTTGAAACTCAGTCGTGGGAAGCTCGCGGCTCAGGTGGCACACGCCTCACTGGGGGCCTTTCTACGCGCTAAAGAGTCAGGGGCGCCGGTTGAGGAGTGGTTAAGAGAAGGTCAGAAGAAGGTAGTGCTCAAGTGTAGAGACGAGGAGGAACTACTGGAACTCCACGAGCTGGCTAAGGAAAGAGGCTTACCGTCGTTCTTGGTTCGAGACGCGGGGCTTACGGAGCTAGAGCCCGAGACGATAACTTGCCTCGGGATCGGGCCCGAGCGAGAGGAGGAGATCGACCGAGTTACGGGCGACTTGCCGTTACTGAGGTGA
- the rpl7ae gene encoding 50S ribosomal protein L7Ae — translation MSKPMYVKFEVPEELAEKAYEAIEIARDTGRIRKGTNETTKAVEREEAVLVLIAEDVDPEEVVAHLPELCDEKGIPYVYVPSKDELGAAAGIDVAAASACIIDPGDAKDLVDEIIEEVEELRE, via the coding sequence ATGTCCAAGCCCATGTACGTGAAGTTCGAGGTCCCGGAGGAACTGGCCGAGAAGGCTTACGAGGCCATAGAAATCGCTCGAGACACCGGTCGTATCCGTAAGGGTACTAACGAGACAACTAAGGCCGTCGAGCGTGAGGAAGCCGTGCTCGTGCTGATCGCTGAAGACGTGGACCCAGAGGAGGTAGTCGCTCACCTACCGGAGCTCTGCGATGAGAAGGGTATCCCGTACGTGTACGTCCCTAGCAAGGACGAACTGGGCGCCGCCGCCGGCATCGACGTAGCAGCGGCCAGTGCGTGCATCATCGACCCCGGAGACGCCAAGGACCTCGTGGACGAGATCATTGAGGAGGTCGAAGAGCTACGCGAGTAA
- the guaB gene encoding IMP dehydrogenase gives MVGRYTRKLEDAELALTFDDVLLLPGRSSVEPADVDVSTRVTVNYRLNIPILSAAMDTVTEAEMAIAMARHGGLGVIHRNMTIEEQVREVTRVKEARDIVQRDVVTISPDESVKRAVELMEEHDVGGLPVVDEEGKVVGIITRRDVGLLSEEEIGELDVKSVMTEEPVVIEEGEDIEERALRVMREERIERVPVVDDEGRLLGIVTARDVTELRKETEAATDEEGRYLAAAAVGPKDPDRAIALDEAGADILVVDCAHAHTETVINFVKEIKREVDADVIAGNIATAEAAEDLIAAGADALKVGIGPGSICTTRIVAGVGVPQITAVAWVADVAEEHDIPVIADGGIRYSGDIAKAIAAGADAVMLGNLLAGTDEAPGRVIRLHGRLYKQYRGMGSLGAMMKGESADRYFKQPEQGSRHVAQTKFVPEGVEGVVPYKGPVSEVLYTLVGGLRSSMGYVGAKNIEEMKKKARFVRITRAGYEESHPHDIAITDEAPNYPISN, from the coding sequence TTGGTCGGGCGGTACACCCGAAAGCTGGAAGATGCCGAGCTAGCGCTCACGTTCGACGACGTCCTCCTACTCCCCGGACGATCCTCGGTAGAACCCGCAGACGTGGATGTATCCACACGAGTCACCGTTAACTACCGACTCAACATACCGATCCTAAGTGCTGCTATGGATACTGTCACCGAAGCCGAGATGGCCATCGCGATGGCCCGACACGGTGGCCTCGGTGTAATCCACCGGAACATGACCATAGAGGAGCAAGTAAGGGAGGTCACGCGTGTCAAGGAGGCTAGGGACATAGTACAACGCGACGTTGTGACGATTTCACCGGACGAGAGCGTGAAGCGAGCAGTGGAACTAATGGAGGAGCATGACGTCGGAGGTCTGCCCGTCGTCGACGAGGAGGGTAAGGTCGTCGGCATCATTACGCGGCGCGACGTGGGCCTGCTTTCCGAGGAAGAAATCGGAGAGTTGGATGTGAAGAGTGTTATGACGGAAGAACCGGTCGTCATCGAGGAGGGTGAGGACATCGAGGAAAGAGCTTTACGAGTGATGAGAGAAGAGAGGATCGAACGCGTCCCCGTAGTGGACGACGAAGGTCGCCTCCTGGGAATCGTGACCGCTAGGGACGTAACGGAGCTTCGCAAGGAGACGGAAGCGGCCACCGATGAGGAAGGACGATACCTCGCGGCTGCAGCCGTGGGTCCGAAGGATCCCGATCGAGCGATCGCCCTGGACGAGGCCGGCGCGGACATCCTCGTAGTCGACTGCGCCCATGCGCATACGGAGACGGTCATCAACTTCGTGAAGGAGATCAAGCGTGAAGTCGACGCGGACGTCATCGCCGGCAATATCGCCACGGCCGAAGCTGCGGAGGACCTTATCGCCGCGGGCGCCGACGCTCTGAAGGTCGGTATCGGTCCGGGCTCCATATGTACTACGAGGATTGTTGCCGGTGTCGGCGTACCTCAGATCACCGCCGTAGCCTGGGTGGCCGACGTCGCGGAGGAACACGATATTCCCGTCATCGCGGACGGTGGTATCAGGTACTCTGGAGACATCGCCAAAGCTATCGCCGCAGGCGCTGACGCCGTGATGCTGGGTAACCTATTGGCAGGCACGGACGAAGCCCCAGGCCGAGTGATCCGGCTACACGGACGCCTGTACAAGCAGTACCGTGGTATGGGGAGCTTGGGAGCCATGATGAAGGGAGAATCGGCCGACCGCTACTTCAAGCAACCCGAACAGGGAAGCCGCCACGTCGCCCAAACGAAGTTCGTACCGGAGGGAGTCGAGGGAGTTGTTCCGTACAAAGGCCCGGTGAGTGAGGTCCTCTACACCCTCGTAGGTGGACTTAGATCCAGCATGGGATACGTTGGCGCCAAGAACATCGAGGAAATGAAGAAGAAGGCGAGGTTCGTACGGATCACTAGGGCCGGGTACGAGGAAAGCCATCCACACGACATCGCCATCACGGACGAGGCGCCGAACTACCCGATATCGAACTAG
- a CDS encoding (5-formylfuran-3-yl)methyl phosphate synthase has product MRPRLLVSPVNRDEALEAVEGGAHIIDVKNPEEGSLGANFPWVIREIMEVVPEDREVSATVGDVPYKPGTVAQAVLGVAAVGVDYAKVGLYGTKTEEEALEVMRACSRAVREFGYDTRVVAAGYADAHRVDSIDPMSVPEVAAEAECDVAMVDTAVKDGKRLFDFLREEEVGEFVDLAHEHGLEVALAGSLRHEDMPIVRDLGADIVGIRGAACERGDRNRGTIRSHLVRKLAEALA; this is encoded by the coding sequence ATGCGACCGAGGCTCCTTGTGAGTCCCGTAAACCGTGATGAGGCGTTGGAGGCCGTGGAAGGTGGAGCTCACATCATCGACGTGAAGAACCCCGAGGAAGGATCCCTAGGCGCGAACTTTCCGTGGGTGATACGTGAGATAATGGAAGTAGTCCCGGAGGATCGCGAGGTCAGTGCCACCGTTGGAGACGTCCCCTACAAACCTGGTACGGTGGCTCAGGCTGTGCTCGGTGTAGCCGCCGTAGGAGTGGACTACGCGAAGGTAGGACTTTACGGAACCAAGACTGAAGAAGAAGCGCTGGAAGTCATGCGGGCTTGCTCCCGAGCGGTCCGTGAGTTCGGGTACGACACGCGCGTAGTTGCAGCCGGCTACGCGGACGCCCATCGGGTTGATAGCATAGATCCCATGTCCGTTCCGGAGGTAGCGGCCGAAGCTGAGTGCGATGTGGCAATGGTGGATACGGCGGTAAAGGACGGTAAGCGATTGTTCGATTTCTTGAGAGAGGAAGAGGTGGGGGAGTTCGTCGATTTAGCCCACGAGCACGGGCTCGAGGTGGCACTCGCCGGGTCTCTGCGGCACGAAGACATGCCTATCGTACGCGACCTCGGAGCGGACATAGTAGGAATTCGGGGAGCGGCCTGTGAGCGCGGTGATCGTAACCGTGGGACGATCCGCAGCCACCTAGTCCGGAAACTGGCCGAGGCGCTCGCCTGA
- a CDS encoding type IA DNA topoisomerase gives MASSSKETMVIIAEKPSLAGTIAGFLRGRWNGRKLLGFGKYRGRRFAITSLSGHVLEWWPKDDPGFRHPDYFPDPDDFELRPIDGKERFLRAVERVVERYAGSRADRIIVATDNDAEGELIGWEALVWLKRQGVLDDPECARRMRFSAYTREDILRALEEALRGERIDPSLAYSALARTIADWLYGIPLTRQLSLCNDDIVSVGRVQTPTLKLVVERERERRKAQKKRKYHWVLQAETPIGELRTEEKFKNGRRARELASEIESIRVVEVRREHRSVRPPTPFNLTTLQRAAGEILRISPKRTLDLAQHLYEEGMITYPRTATNRYPSTFDHEKLLRKMRNAHPDAFRDFQRAGRRSEPVSGREYDGAHPPITPTGRRKYIRGKLTWLLYDLIVRRYLATLSENALIVKWRIVAEHPETGTKFVMEGTEVKRDGWYSVYPWKRPRERTMPDVSEGDELPANVNASRRREPLPRRYSQSRLVAKMKKLGLGTESTRAEIVKKLFDRGYVRRVGSGVAPTKRGERLVELLEDRVPELVSVELTRRIEREMEEISELPPKRARERLERVAREIRETVRRNSKKLKSVKVI, from the coding sequence ATGGCCTCGTCGTCGAAGGAGACTATGGTAATCATAGCCGAAAAGCCAAGTCTCGCGGGAACGATCGCGGGGTTCCTCCGGGGAAGATGGAACGGTAGGAAGTTGCTGGGGTTCGGTAAATACCGAGGTAGGCGGTTCGCTATCACCAGTCTGTCGGGCCACGTCCTGGAGTGGTGGCCTAAAGACGACCCGGGATTCAGGCACCCTGATTACTTCCCTGATCCGGACGACTTCGAGTTGAGACCTATCGACGGCAAAGAAAGGTTCCTGCGGGCCGTGGAACGTGTCGTGGAACGCTACGCCGGCAGTCGAGCCGACAGGATCATCGTAGCGACCGACAACGACGCGGAGGGAGAGTTAATCGGTTGGGAAGCACTTGTATGGTTGAAACGGCAGGGTGTCCTCGACGACCCTGAGTGCGCTCGGCGAATGCGGTTCTCAGCGTACACCCGCGAGGATATCCTCAGAGCGCTCGAGGAAGCACTCCGTGGTGAGAGAATCGACCCGAGTCTGGCTTACTCGGCGCTCGCACGCACGATTGCGGACTGGCTGTACGGAATACCGCTAACCCGTCAGCTGTCGCTCTGCAACGACGACATCGTCTCCGTCGGTCGAGTACAGACACCTACACTCAAACTGGTCGTGGAGCGGGAACGGGAACGCAGGAAAGCCCAGAAGAAGCGCAAATATCACTGGGTACTCCAAGCTGAGACCCCGATCGGAGAACTTAGAACTGAAGAGAAGTTCAAAAACGGGCGTCGGGCGAGGGAGCTTGCCTCCGAAATCGAATCGATAAGAGTCGTGGAAGTGCGACGAGAGCACCGGTCCGTAAGACCACCAACCCCGTTCAATCTGACTACCCTCCAACGGGCCGCCGGTGAGATCCTTCGGATATCGCCGAAGCGCACTCTCGATTTGGCTCAGCACCTCTACGAAGAAGGAATGATCACGTACCCTAGGACCGCGACTAACCGATACCCATCCACGTTCGATCACGAAAAGCTTCTCCGCAAGATGAGGAACGCCCACCCCGACGCCTTCCGAGATTTCCAGCGCGCCGGTCGAAGGTCCGAACCCGTCTCAGGTAGGGAGTACGACGGAGCCCACCCACCGATCACTCCCACCGGTCGGAGGAAGTACATCCGCGGGAAACTAACTTGGCTCCTGTATGATCTGATCGTCCGTCGATATCTGGCGACGCTGTCCGAAAACGCCCTGATAGTGAAGTGGCGGATCGTAGCCGAGCATCCAGAGACCGGGACGAAGTTCGTGATGGAAGGCACGGAAGTCAAGCGGGACGGGTGGTACTCAGTGTACCCGTGGAAGAGGCCTCGGGAAAGGACCATGCCCGACGTGTCTGAAGGAGATGAGTTGCCGGCGAACGTAAACGCTTCCCGCCGTAGAGAACCTCTCCCTCGTCGGTACTCGCAGTCGCGGTTGGTGGCAAAGATGAAGAAGCTTGGATTAGGTACCGAGTCCACACGAGCGGAGATCGTGAAAAAGCTCTTCGATAGGGGTTACGTCAGGAGAGTGGGGTCAGGAGTGGCACCTACGAAGAGGGGAGAGCGCCTGGTAGAGCTACTCGAGGATCGAGTCCCGGAACTCGTGAGCGTCGAACTCACCAGGCGCATTGAGCGCGAGATGGAGGAGATTTCAGAGTTACCACCGAAGCGAGCCAGGGAACGATTGGAACGCGTAGCTCGGGAGATCCGAGAGACCGTCCGCAGGAACTCCAAGAAGCTGAAGTCGGTCAAGGTGATCTGA
- a CDS encoding 5-formyltetrahydrofolate cyclo-ligase, whose amino-acid sequence MTSTGKARIRKAVWEELKESGEAAPPFPVEGRIPNFRGALVAARRLTSTPEYEEAEVVKVNPDSPQRPVRERVLRDGKVLIMPTPRLKRGFLVVKNPRDPRRASTISGAFQEGKITMPDELPAVDLVVAGSVAVASDGARVGKGGGYFDLEWGILAQLDLVDENTPIHTTVHDIQVLPPGEIPMEEHDVPVDVIHTPTGTTECDRRYEKPEGLLEDRIGEKIMEIRWLREYVSSGGT is encoded by the coding sequence ATGACCTCGACTGGAAAGGCTAGGATCCGGAAAGCAGTGTGGGAAGAGCTCAAGGAGTCAGGCGAGGCCGCGCCCCCGTTCCCAGTCGAGGGTAGGATTCCGAACTTCAGAGGCGCCTTGGTGGCGGCTCGACGGCTCACTTCGACGCCCGAATACGAAGAGGCCGAAGTAGTGAAGGTGAATCCGGACTCACCCCAACGGCCTGTACGTGAACGAGTTCTTCGCGACGGTAAGGTCCTGATAATGCCGACACCGAGGCTCAAACGTGGCTTCCTCGTCGTGAAGAACCCCAGGGATCCTCGACGTGCCTCAACGATTAGTGGGGCCTTCCAGGAAGGAAAGATAACGATGCCGGACGAACTCCCCGCGGTCGACTTGGTAGTTGCTGGATCCGTGGCGGTGGCTTCGGACGGCGCCAGGGTTGGAAAAGGAGGCGGATACTTCGACTTGGAGTGGGGGATTTTGGCACAATTGGATCTCGTGGATGAAAACACTCCCATACACACGACCGTTCACGATATCCAGGTACTTCCACCGGGAGAGATACCGATGGAAGAGCACGACGTACCGGTGGACGTCATCCACACGCCGACGGGGACGACGGAGTGCGATCGACGCTACGAGAAGCCAGAGGGACTCCTGGAAGACCGCATCGGCGAGAAAATTATGGAAATAAGGTGGTTACGGGAGTACGTTTCATCCGGAGGCACGTAA
- a CDS encoding acetylornithine transaminase, translating into MDARELIDRYHMNTYSRFPVTLIRGEGARVWDDEGNEYIDLVAGIAVNVLGHCHPAVVEAVKEQVERLIHCSNLYYNEPQAKAARILAEAAPKDLNKVFFCNSGTESVECAIKLARKFTRRTKFIAFEGGFHGRTMGALSATWKPEFREPFEPLVPEFEHVPYGNVSAVEKAIDDDTAAVIVEPVQGEAGVRIPPEGFLRELRELCDEHGVLLIVDEVQSGMGRTGKFFAFEHEGVLPDIVCLAKGLGGGVPVGTTIAREEVAEAFEPGDHGSTFGGNPLACAAVCAAVRTVLEENLPEAAERKGKLAMRILSEAEDVAEDVRGRGLMIGVEVGDDERAEDVAREMLDRGVLVNVTSGDVIRLVPPLVIGEDELEKALVELVDALRASG; encoded by the coding sequence CTGGACGCGCGTGAGCTAATCGATAGGTACCACATGAACACGTACTCCAGGTTCCCGGTCACCCTGATCCGTGGTGAAGGTGCCAGAGTCTGGGACGACGAGGGGAACGAGTACATAGACCTGGTGGCCGGGATAGCGGTCAACGTCCTCGGACACTGCCATCCGGCCGTGGTTGAGGCGGTTAAAGAGCAAGTGGAGCGGCTAATTCACTGTTCGAACCTCTACTACAACGAGCCGCAGGCGAAGGCTGCAAGGATTTTGGCTGAGGCGGCTCCCAAGGATTTGAACAAGGTCTTCTTCTGTAACTCCGGAACGGAGAGTGTGGAGTGTGCGATAAAGTTGGCACGCAAGTTCACCAGACGTACCAAGTTCATAGCGTTCGAAGGCGGTTTCCACGGCAGGACGATGGGGGCTCTATCGGCGACCTGGAAGCCTGAGTTCCGTGAGCCATTCGAGCCGCTAGTACCGGAGTTCGAGCACGTACCTTACGGCAACGTGAGTGCTGTGGAGAAAGCGATAGATGACGACACCGCCGCAGTCATCGTGGAACCCGTGCAGGGTGAGGCGGGGGTGAGGATACCGCCTGAGGGATTCCTCCGGGAATTACGAGAGCTATGCGACGAACACGGGGTGCTCCTGATAGTCGATGAGGTGCAGTCCGGTATGGGACGAACCGGCAAGTTCTTCGCGTTCGAACACGAGGGCGTTCTGCCGGACATCGTCTGTCTGGCCAAGGGGCTCGGAGGCGGTGTGCCAGTAGGCACGACGATAGCGCGGGAGGAGGTGGCCGAAGCGTTCGAGCCCGGCGATCATGGGTCCACCTTCGGTGGCAATCCGCTGGCCTGCGCGGCAGTATGTGCGGCGGTCCGCACAGTACTCGAGGAGAACCTTCCGGAGGCCGCAGAGCGGAAAGGGAAGCTAGCGATGAGGATACTGTCCGAAGCGGAGGACGTCGCGGAAGATGTTCGGGGTCGCGGTCTGATGATTGGGGTGGAAGTCGGCGACGACGAAAGAGCGGAAGACGTGGCTCGGGAGATGTTGGACCGTGGAGTTCTCGTGAACGTAACCTCAGGAGACGTGATCAGACTCGTACCTCCGCTCGTGATCGGAGAGGACGAACTCGAGAAGGCCTTGGTCGAACTAGTCGACGCGTTACGTGCCTCCGGATGA